Proteins co-encoded in one Ziziphus jujuba cultivar Dongzao chromosome 9, ASM3175591v1 genomic window:
- the LOC107426934 gene encoding LOW QUALITY PROTEIN: endo-1,4-beta-xylanase 5-like (The sequence of the model RefSeq protein was modified relative to this genomic sequence to represent the inferred CDS: inserted 1 base in 1 codon) translates to MCFEPLMKVFTVLLLSCILPFSGHGIHAFSYNYYATTECLVKPQGAFYGGGVIVNPEFEHNIEGWTVFGHGQVKERITKEGNRFIVSHSRTHPLDSFSQNVQVEEGKVYSFSAWIQVSEGSESVGVIFKPSKGHVVHGGRVVAKHGCWTLLKGGMVANFTSPVDILFESKNTAVEIWVDNVSLQPFNKKQWKSHQDQSINKVRKSKVQIQVTXANKIPLTEAEVTIKQTKSGFPFGCGMNFHILHSTDYQKWFSSRFKFTTFTNEMKWYSTEKEPGQENYTVADAMVEYAQQNGISIRGHNIFWDNPKYQPSWVKSLSPDQLRKAAAKRINSVVPRYKGELIAWDVMNENLHFSFYEDNLGQNASAEYYSIAQRLDPNAIMFLNEYNTIDHSGDETASPANYMKKVQEILSFPGNENLSLGIGLQGHFGSFQPNIAYMRSALDMLGTTGLPIWLTEVDLDKIQNQAQYLEEILREGYSHPAVKGIIMFAGPEIAGFNATTLADKNFTNTPSGDVVDNLIAEWKSGTSDHKTDGGGLVSLSLFHGDYDVIVRHPLTNYSTTLSFRVAEEKPQKIVHVHI, encoded by the exons ATGTGTTTTGAACCATTAATGAAGGTTTTCACTGTATTATTGCTTTCATGTATTTTGCCTTTTTCAG GGCATGGAATCCATGCTTTCTCCTACAACTATTATGCTACAACAGAG TGTTTGGTAAAGCCCCAAGGAGCTTTTTATGGGGGGGGAGTTATAGTTAACCCAGAATTTGAACATAATATTGAAGGGTGGACGGTATTTGGACATGGTCAAGTCAAAGAACGAATAACAAAAGAAGGAAACAGGTTCATCGTGTCACACAGTAGAACACATCCATTAGACAGTTTCTCACAGAATGTTCAAGTTGAAGAAGGAAAAGTCTATAGTTTTTCTG CTTGGATTCAAGTCAGTGAAGGGAGTGAAAGTGTAGGTGTTATATTTAAACCTTCTAAAGGTCATGTGGTTCATGGTGGAAGAGTGGTAGCCAAGCATGGGTGCTGGACTCTGCTTAAAGGTGGCATGGTTGCAAATTTCACAAGCCCTGTTGACATTCTTTTCGAG AGCAAAAATACAGCAGTAGAAATATGGGTGGACAATGTCTCATTACAACCATTTAACAAGAAGCAATGGAAATCCCACCAAGACCAAAGCATTAACaag GTGAGAAAAAGCAAGGTGCAAATCCAAGTAA ATGCAAATAAAATTCCACTGACAGAGGCTGAAGTAACCATCAAACAAACGAAGTCCGGTTTCCCCTTTGGATGTGGTATGAACTTCCATATCCTCCATAGCACCGATTACCAGAAATGGTTTTCATCGAGATTCAAGTTCACCACTTTCACCAACGAGATGAAGTGGTACAGCACCGAGAAAGAACCAGGCCAAGAGAACTATACCGTCGCCGATGCTATGGTTGAATATGCTCAACAAAATGGGATTTCCATTAGAGGTCACAACATTTTCTGGGACAATCCAAAATATCAACCTTCATGGGTGAAATCCCTTTCTCCTGACCAACTACGAAAAGCAGCAGCCAAGAGAATCAACTCGGTCGTTCCAAGATATAAAGGGGAACTGATTGCTTGGGATGTAATGAATGAAAATCTCCATTTCAGTTTCTATGAGGATAATCTTGGTCAGAATGCTTCTGCAGAATACTACTCCATTGCTCAACGGCTCGATCCAAATGCGATTATGTTCTTGAATGAGTATAATACTATTGATCATAGTGGTGATGAGACGGCAAGCCCAGCTAACTATATGAAGAAAGTGCAGGAGATTTTGTCATTTCCTGGAAATGAAAATCTTTCACTAGGAATTGGATTGCAGGGTCACTTTGGTTCTTTTCAGCCAAATATAGCTTATATGAGATCTGCTTTAGACATGTTAGGCACAACAGGATTGCCCATATGGCTTACAGAAGTCGATCTAGATAAAATCCAAAATCAG GCTCAGTATTTGGAAGAGATATTAAGGGAGGGTTATTCTCATCCTGCAGTAAAAGGCATTATAATGTTTGCAGGTCCAGAAATAGCCGGTTTCAATGCCACCACTTTGGCTGATAAAAACTTCACAAATACTCCATCAGGAGATGTAGTGGATAATCTGATTGCCGAGTGGAAATCTGGTACCTCTGATCATAAAACAGATGGCGGAGGATTGGTTAGCCTGTCACTATTTCACGGAGATTATGATGTTATTGTAAGGCACCCTTTGACCAACTACTCAACTACTTTGAGTTTTAGGGTTGCAGAAGAAAAACCACAGAAAATTGTCCATGTTCATATTTAG